One Mycolicibacterium pulveris genomic region harbors:
- a CDS encoding SRPBCC family protein — MITDCAIEIDAPAHVVWEVYSDVARWPEWTASVTRLVALDDAELAVGGRFEIKQPRMPKLVWVVTEVRPGSGWSWEQRSPGGLTVARHDVVPLPDGRTQVRQRIDQRGPVGVAVGVLMHRMTKRYLDLEAAGLKARSEQFYRLDGPVS; from the coding sequence ATGATTACGGATTGCGCGATCGAGATCGATGCGCCGGCCCATGTGGTCTGGGAGGTGTACAGCGACGTCGCACGCTGGCCGGAGTGGACCGCCTCCGTCACCCGGCTCGTCGCCCTGGACGACGCGGAGCTGGCGGTTGGCGGGCGGTTCGAGATCAAGCAACCCCGCATGCCCAAGCTGGTTTGGGTGGTGACCGAGGTACGTCCCGGCAGCGGGTGGAGCTGGGAGCAGCGGTCGCCGGGAGGGCTGACCGTGGCGCGCCACGACGTCGTCCCCCTGCCCGACGGCCGCACCCAGGTGCGGCAGCGGATCGATCAACGCGGTCCCGTCGGTGTCGCGGTCGGCGTGCTCATGCACCGGATGACCAAGCGCTACTTGGACTTGGAGGCCGCTGGGTTGAAGGCCCGCAGCGAGCAGTTCTACCGCCTCGATGGCCCGGTCTCCTGA